From the genome of Poecile atricapillus isolate bPoeAtr1 chromosome 23, bPoeAtr1.hap1, whole genome shotgun sequence, one region includes:
- the IGFN1 gene encoding immunoglobulin-like and fibronectin type III domain-containing protein 1 isoform X9, with protein MNSHQTVKIFKKSSIPGVVVTQFVNDVPQGCSTPDFEKKPLTLTLQEGKNAIFRAVVKGVPTPEVKWSRTRKGMDDSAKYEMSFNSATNEFILQIRSVVLDDSDLYRCCAINAYGEASCSAGLRIIQVGFKKKAKYVPVHAADELKKTLLDSKKLLRKRAAAPKPKPLDKEAVWQLLLHADKRDYEKICMKYGIVDFRGMLRKLQEMRKDTESEQDKLVHSLKNFEHIRVNKEGNATFSLEMELKNSNSNVYLLKDGERLRYGTGDEYRKHCLRRVGRRYYFTVNDVQPEDAGVYQVRVEDVPVFSTELDAQAIPARFRQPLSDVRCAEAADAQFQCVLCTPCHQPLWLHKSHPLQNSAKHQISVTPDGLSHQLIVRNVGPSDSGLYTLDAGQGSSSAWLLVEYAKGKRRQDEGEQIERETSEWLKETMADNERARKLRRQEQAAAEDSSFSASSGAEKSAWYRTTQGSSQGRGQGHSIDSDDGSQRFLGKEGLRKTQMNGEMGSGQFSGAGLDGDSAANGGSTFGLKGLGGRSGLRAVHGVDSVSGPGAAAGGAGEWNSVGGRGEGVLGAVNIDMDGGGGLGSQHDKEGNSGDASYRAGFGGAGRLGGGSSVPHGLDPDSAGVGASVSDLFSRTGAGGNAAGAGMAGEMRPHHGKDGHPTVGDVYGGINREGQTGTPYGKEGLVPHASGQLGQAGRSGSLHGPGGFPGGDGAVPAAHGNSTTEMEALYGPDGRALGTGAGGAGGAGAGGFGAPYGKDGLPIGAGIGGAGGAGALGSPYGKDGLPAGAGGAGALGAPYGKDGLPAGAGGAGGFGEALYGPDGRPLGAGGGGASGAGIVGGSYGKDGLPVGAGVGGAVGGGFGGAGSPYGMDAFPAGAGAGGPGAGGLGAPYGKDGLPAGAGAGGAGGFGEALYDGRPLGAGVGDMAGAGEGGLGSPRGKGGLPAGAGFGGLGAAGLGAPYGKDGLPIGAGIGGAGGAGGVLGPCGKDGLPVGAGAGVGGSGGPYGKDGLPAGAGAGVGGAGGVLGPYGKDGLPVGAGAGVGGAGGPYGKDGLPVGAGVGGGVYGKDGLPVGAGAGVGGAGGVLAPYGKDGLPVGTGAGVGGAGAAGGPYGKDGLPAGTGVGGAGGVLGPYGKDGLPAGAGVGGGGGEGEVGAPFGKDGLPAGTGVGGSGGPYGKDGLPVGAGVGGAGGVLGPYGKDGLPVGAGVGVGGSGGPYGKDGLPAGAGVGGAEGVLGPYGKDGLPVGAGAGVGGAGAAGGPYGKDGLPVGAGAGVGGAGGVLGPYGKDGLPAGAGAGVGGAGGPYGKDGLPAGAGVGGAGGVLGPYGKDGLPAGAGAGVGGAGGVLGPCGKDGLPFGTGAGVGGAGGVLGPYGKDGLPAVAGAAHFPAGGEEVMGSGCGTDGTLSRAPGYAGGTGGEGFSREGSAPWGAGSAYGKDRGSAVAMAGAGGVGSLAGDEWDSVHVKEGGGGAGGSHGEYGLDAHPGRSLRGETGKGTPGDVPGSGNKGSAGDRGSLSGPGGARAEGREFEQLGSLYGTNSALGKAGSKSHDRSVDGSGSSGLGQGPLSYGQMSGPFGGPPSANQRNQEPDLDLKANDSLKNTESTGQKRRSVLDDLKVPRCYLNKQLATVRVLKGEPAELSCTVSRDNVTGTWFKDGLKLTSMDGVVFEKKGLVHKLIINKAEDIHAGKYRFEGGDVKTEASIFVEDPPQVDKVLLKNLTSVPTVAKAGEAVKLQIPFKGRGPIRAAWLKDRMELGDDTRIRVDKTDTCTTLSISSCSRRDCGDYKVRLKNDSGVLEINLKLVVIDKPQAPAGPIKIVESSANNITIQWKPPKDDGGKAVQRYLIERQQVGRNDWESLGETPRSCSTFTTSKVEEDVSYYFRVRAVNAEGVSDALESGEVKAAGKASPGAPDPPEIISASRDTITISWKAPCKTGTSQIMGYMVQKRKKGTVTWLPVTKVPVKDKKLKVSSLKKGVQYEFRVAAVNAAGTGQPSDPSEAAFAQDPTKSPGQVQDLKVSSSDSTSVTLTWNKPEVQDGNDVKGYEVEMRPWNSSSWTKCFTLPAESTCCRLQGLQAGQKLLLRVTALGSRGHGEPLEIQAGAGAAAPGVSPRFLIDDTVKSFLVIKAGNPIQVKIPFEGSPETVVTWLKDGLPLPSRAAVSTKDGSAQLLLRAAEITDSGTYSIELGDGLGKRETFSFQLQITDVPQPPGAIQLEENVPNTVTVTWDPSASEQWEKNLYYTVLKRESQKGLWHVLGDLIYNNKFTFTRVVPGRDYYFRVVAKNDLGASEPSETVQPWRIWKKKAEFRVQAQKYRGVNQNQPPRFLVPLKCHVVVTGSECHMSCAVGGHPPPKIKWYKDSRDLSRDPNYFCTNDFGVCSLVVLGVTKQDEGEYMVEASNEMGRAFSKAFLAIKDSSL; from the exons gtaaaaatgccattttcagAGCTGTGGTCAAAGGTGTCCCAACTCCTGAGGTGAAATGGTCACGTACACGGAAAGGAATGGATGATTCTGCCAAATACGAAATGTCCTTCAATAGTGCCACAAATGAATTCATTCTGCAG ATCAGGAGCGTGGTTCTGGATGACAGTGACCTGTATCGCTGCTGTGCCATCAACGCCTACGGAGAGGCCTCGTGCTCTGCTGGCCTCAGGATCATCCAAG TTGGCTTTAAGAAGAAGGCGAAATATGTTCCTGTTCATGCTGCTGATG AGCTCAAGAAGACGCTCCTGGACTCCAAGAAGCTGCTAAGGAAGAG GGCTGCAGCACCAAAACCAAAGCCCCTGGACAAAGAAGCTGTATGGCAGCTGTTGCTGCACGCAGATAAGAGAGATTATGAGAAAATCTGTATGAAATATGGAATTGTTGATTTCCGTGGGATgctgaggaagctgcaggagaTGAGGAAGGACACAGAGAGTGAACAAGACAAG TTAGTTCACAGTCTCAAAAACTTTGAACACATCAGAGTCAACAAGGAGGGAAATGCTACCTTTAGcctggagatggagctgaaaaacagcaacagcaacGTTTACCTGCTCAAG GATGGTGAGAGGCTCAGGTACGGGACAGGGGATGAGTACAGGAAGCACTGTCTGAGGAGAGTTGGGAGGAGATATTATTTCACTGTCAATGATGTGCAGCCAGAGGATGCCGGGGTGTACCAGGTCAGGGTGGAGGACGTCCCTGTCTTCTCAACTGAACTGGATGCTCAAG CCATCCCGGCGCGGTTCCGGCAGCCGCTGTCCGACGTGCGCTGCGCCGAGGCCGCGGACGCGCAGTTCCAGTGTGTGCTGTGCACGCCCTGCCACCAGCCCCTGTGGCTGCACAAGAGCCACCCCCTGCAGAACAGTGCCAAGCACCAGATCTCTGTGACACCTGATGGCCTGAGCCACCAGCTGATTGTGAGGAACGTGGGGCCCTCGGACAGCGGATTGTACACGCTCGACGCGGGACAGGGCTCCTCCAGCGCCTGGCTCCTCGTGGAGT ATGCCAAAGGAAAGAGGAGACAGGATGAAGGAGAACAGATTGAAAGGGAGACATCTGAGTGGCTGAAAGAAACAATGGCAGACAATGAAAGGGCGAGGAAGCTTCGGCGCCAAGAacaagctgctgctgaagatTCTTCCTTTTCCGCATCCTCTGGTGCAGAGAAAAGTGCCTGGTACAGGACAACTCAAGGCAGCAGCCAAGGCAGGGGCCAAGGACACTCCATTGATTCTGATGATGGAAGCCAAAGATTTTTGGGGAAAGAGGGTCTACGCAAAACCCAGATGAACGGAGAGATGGGGTCTGGACAGTTCTCTGGAGCAGGTCTAGATGGAGACTCAGCAGCCAATGGTGGCAGCACCTTTGGACTGAAAGGCTTAGGAGGCAGAAGTGGGTTAAGGGCTGTCCATGGGGTGGACTCTGTGTCAGgtcctggtgctgcagcaggaggggcagGTGAATGGAATTCTGTgggtggcagaggtgagggTGTGCTGGGTGCTGTTAACATTGACATGGATGGTGGAGGAGGTTTGGGATCCCAGCATGACAAGGAAGGGAATTCAGGTGATGCCAGCTACAGAGCTGGTTTTGGGGGTGCTGGAAGGTTGGGTGGTGGAAGTTCTGTGCCACATGGACTTGATCCTGATTCAGCTGGAGTGGGAGCCAGTGTGAGTGATCTGTTCAGCAGGACTGGAGCTGGGGGGAATGCTGCAGgtgctggaatggcaggagaaaTGAGGCCCCACCACGGCAAGGATGGGCATCCCACTGTGGGTGATGTGTATGGAGGCATAAACAGAGAGGGACAAACAGGGACTCCCTATGGCAAGGAGGGCTTGGTACCTCATGCCAGTGGTCAGTTGGGGCAGGCAGGAAGATCTGGCTCACTGCATGGGCCAGGAGGCTTTCCAGGTGGAGATGGGGCTGTACCTGCTGCACATGGCAATTCCACAACAGAAATGGAGGCTTTGTACGGTCCAGATGGTCGGGCACTGGGAACAGGTGCTGGTGGAGCTGGTGGAGCTGGTGCAGGGGGATTTGGAGCTCCCTATGGGAAGGATGGTCTTCCCATTGGAGCAGGCATTGGTGGGGCTGGTGGTGCAGGAGCACTCGGATCTCCCTATGGAAAGGATGGtctcccagctggggctggtggTGCAGGAGCACTTGGAGCTCCCTATGGAAAGGATGGtctcccagctggggctggtggTGCAGGAGGATTTGGAGAGGCTTTGTATGGTCCAGATGGTCGGCCACTTGGAgcaggtggtggtggtgcttcTGGTGCAGGGATAGTTGGGGGTTCCTATGGGAAGGATGGACTCCCAGTTGGAGCTGGAGTTGGTGGAGCTGTAGGTGGTGGGTTTGGAGGTGCTGGCTCTCCTTATGGAATGGATGctttcccagctggagcaggtgcTGGAGGGCCTGGTGCAGGGGGACTTGGAGCTCCCTATGGGAAGGATGGtctcccagctggagcaggtgctggtggtgctggaggatttggggaggctTTGTATGATGGTCGGCCACTTGGAGCAGGTGTTGGTGATATGGCTGGTGCTGGTGAAGGGGGACTTGGATCTCCACGTGGAAAGGGTGGtctcccagctggggctggtTTTGGTGGTCTTGGTGCAGCGGGACTTGGAGCTCCCTATGGGAAGGATGGTCTTCCCATTGGAGCAGGTATTGGTGGGGCTGGTGGTGCagggggagttttgggtccctGTGGAAAGGATGGTCTCCCAgttggagctggagctggtgtTGGTGGTTCAGGGGGTCCCTATGGAAAGGATGGtctcccagctggagcaggagctggtgtTGGTGGTGCagggggagttttgggtccctATGGAAAGGATGGTCTCCCAGTTGGAGCAGGTGCTGGTGTTG ggggagctgggggtccCTATGGAAAGGATGGTCTCCCAGTTGGAGCTGGTGTTGGGGGGGGTGTCTATGGAAAGGATGGTCTCCCAGttggagcaggagctggtgtTGGTGGTGCagggggagttttgg CTCCCTATGGAAAGGATGGTCTCCCAGTTGGAACTGGTGCTGGTGTTGGTGGtgcaggggcagctgggggtCCCTATGGAAAGGATGGTCTGCCAGCTGGGACTGGTGTTGGTGGTGCagggggagttttgggtccctATGGAAAGGATGGTCTCCCAGCTGGGGCCGGTGTTGGTGGGGGTGGTGGTGAAGGAGAAGTTGGAGCTCCCTTTGGAAAGGATGGTCTGCCAGCTGGGACTGGTGTTGGTGGTTCAGGGGGTCCCTATGGAAAGGATGGTCTCCCCGTTG gagctggtGTTGGTGGTGCagggggagttttgggtccctATGGAAAGGATGGTCTCCCAGTTGGAGCAGGTGTTGGTGTTGGTGGTTCAGGGGGTCCCTATGGAAAGGATGGTCTCCCAGCTGGGGCCGGTGTTGGTGGTGcagagggagttttgggtccctATGGAAAGGATGGTCTCCCAGTtggagctggtgctggtgtTGGTGGtgcaggggcagctgggggtCCCTATGGAAAGGATGGTCTCCCAGttggagcaggagctggtgtTGGTGGTGCagggggagttttgggtccctATGGAAAGGATGGTcttccagctggagcaggagctggtgtTGGTGGTGCAGGGGGTCCCTATGGAAAGGATGGtctcccagctggagctggtgtTGGTGGTGCAGGAGGAGTTTTGGGTCCCTATGGAAAGGATGGtctcccagctggagcaggagctggtgtTGGTGGTGCAGGAGGAGTTTTGGGTCCCTGTGGAAAGGATGGTCTCCCATTTGGAACTGGTGCTGGTGTTGGTGGTGCagggggagttttgggtccctATGGAAAGGATGGtctcccagctgtggcaggagctgctcattTTCCTGCTGGGGGTGAGGAAGTGATGGGATCTGGTTGTGGCACGGATGGCACActgagcagagctccaggataTGCAGGTGGAACAGGAGGAGAAGGCTTTTCCAGGGAAGGCTCTGCACCGTGGGGTGCAGGGTCTGCCTATGGCAAGGACAGAGGTTCAGCTGTAGCCATGGCTGGTGCAGGTGGGGTTGGGAGCTTGGCAGGGGATGAATGGGATTCAGTCCACGTTAAAGAAGGTGGAGGTGGTGCTGGTGGATCACATGGTGAATATGGGCTGGATGCACATCCTGGTAGATCTTTGAGAGGTGAAACTGGAAAGGGCACTCCTGGTGATGTCCCAGGGTCAGGGAACAAAGGCTCAGCTGGTGACAGAGGGTCCCTGTCAGGTCCAGGAGGAGCCAGGGCAGAAGGCAGAGAATTCGAGCAGTTGGGCTCCCTTTATGGCACAAATTCTGCCCTTGGAAAGGCAGGGAGTAAATCCCATGACAGATCTGTTGATGGGAGTGGTTCAAGTGGGCTTGGTCAAGGTCCACTGAGCTATGGCCAGATGTCAGGTCCTTTTGGTGGACCTCCTTCAGCAAATCAGAGAAACCAGGAACCTGACCTGGATCTTAAAGCAAATGATTCCCTGAAGAACACGGAAAGCACAGGACAAAAGAGACGGAGTGTCCTGGATGATCTCAAAG TCCCACGCTGTTACCTCAACAAGCAGCTGGCAACCGTGCGAGTGCTGAAGGGCGAGCCAGCCGAGCTGTCCTGCACTGTCAGCAGGGACAATGTGACAGGAACCTGGTTCAAGGATGGCCTAAAG TTAACGAGCATGGATGGAGTCGTCTTTGAAAAGAAAGGTCTTGTCCACAAATTGATCATTAACAAAGCTGAAGATATTCATGCTGGTAAATACAGGTTTGAAGGTGGAGATGTAAAAACTGAAGCTTCAATTTTTGTTGAAG ATCCTCCCCAGGTGGACAAAGTACTCCTCAAGAACCTGACCAGTGTCCCCACGGTGGCCAAGGCTGGGGAGGCGGTGAAGCTGCAGATCCCGTTCAAGGGTCGAGGGCCCATCAGGGCAGCGTGGCTGAAGgacaggatggagctgggggaTGACACCAGGATCCGTGTGGACAAGACAGACACCTGCACCACCCTGtccatctccagctgcagcaggagggactGTGGGGATTACAAAGTCAGGCTCAAGAACGACAGTGGTGTTCTGGAGATCAACCTAAAGCTCGTGGTGATAG ACAAGCCACAGGCCCCAGCAGGACCCATAAAAATTGTAGAAAGCTCTGCCAACAACATCACGATCCAGTGGAAGCCCCCAAAGGATGACGGGGGCAAAGCAGTGCAAAGGTACCTCATAGAGAGGCAGCAGGTGGGCAGGAACGACTGGGAGAGCTtgggagaaacccccaggagctgcagcaccttCACCACCAGCAAAGTGGAGGAAGACGTGAGCTACTACTTCAGGGTGAGGGCCGTGAATGCCGAGGGAGTGAGTGATGCGCTGGAGTCGGGGGAAGTCAAGGCTGCTGGTAAAG CTTCCCCTGGTGCCCCAGATCCCCCTGAGATCATCAGTGCCAGCAGGGACACCATCACCATATCCTGGAAAGCTCCTTGTAAAACTGGCACTTCCCAAATTATGGGATACATGGTGCAGAAACGCAAGAAGGGCACTGTGACCTGGCTGCCAGTCACCAAGGTGCCTGTCAAAG ACAAGAAGCTGAAGGTGAGCAGCCTGAAGAAGGGTGTGCAGTACGAGTTCCGCGTGGCTGCTGTCaatgctgctggcacaggacagcccaGTGACCCCTCAGAGGCCGCCTTCGCCCAGGACCCCACCA AATCTCCAGGCCAAGTGCAGGACCTTAAAGTGAGCAGTAGTGACAGCACCAGCGTCACCTTGACGTGGAACAAACCTGAAGTGCAAGATGGGAATGATGTGAAAGGCTACGAGGTGGAGATGAGgccctggaacagctccagctggaCCAAGTGCTTCACCCTCCCTGCAGagagcacctgctgcaggctCCAGGGCCTCCAGGCCgggcagaagctgctgctgcgcGTGACGGCCCTCGGCAGCCGCGGCCACGGGGAGCCCCTGGAgatccaggctggagctggagctgctgctcctgggg TCTCTCCCAGGTTTCTGATAGATGACACAGTGAAAAGCTTCCTGGTTATAAAAGCAGGGAATCCCATCCAGGTGAAGATTCCCTTTGAG GGATCTCCTGAGACGGTGGTGACCTGGTTAAAGGATGGGCTCCCCCTTCCCAGCCGGGCTGCCGTGAGCACCAAGGATGGAagtgcccagctgctgctcagggcagctgAGATCACTGACAGCGGCACCTACAGCATCGAGCTCGGGGATGggctggggaaaagggaaaccTTCAGCTTCCAGCTTCAAATTACAG ATGTCCCTCAGCCCCCTGGAGCCATCCAGCTGGAGGAGAATGTGCCcaacacagtgacagtgacctGGGACCCCTCAGCATCTGAGCAGTGGGAGAAGAACCTTTATTACACTGTCCTGAAACGAGAATCCCAGAAGGGTCTGTGGCATGTGCTGGGGGACCTGATCTACAACAACAAGTTCACCTTCACCAGGGTGGTCCCAGGCAGGGATTATTACTTCAGGGTTGTGGCAAAAAATGACCTGGGAGCCAGTGAGCCATCAGAGACTGTGCAGCCCTGGAggatctggaaaaaaaagg CTGAGTTTCGAGTGCAAGCACAGAAGTACAGGGGAGTTAACCAGAACCAGCCCCCGAGGTTCCTGGTGCCACTCAAGTGCCATGTCGTGGTGACAGGCAGCGAGTGTCACATGAGCTGCGCTGTTGGGGGCcatcccccccccaaaatcaaaTGGTACAAGGACAGCAGAGACCTCTCCAGAGATCCCAACTACTTCTGCACCAACGACTTTGGAGTGTGCTCCCTGGTGGTGCTGGGGGTCACCAAGCAGGATGAGGGGGAGTACATGGTGGAAGCCAGCAATGAAATGGGCCGTGCCTTCAGCAAAGCCTTCCTCGCCATCAAAG ACTCCTCCCTGTAG